A region from the Volucribacter amazonae genome encodes:
- a CDS encoding YggS family pyridoxal phosphate-dependent enzyme, whose amino-acid sequence MNNIIQQNLSQIQHNIATYCQQANRQPNAVTLLAVSKTKPVQAILTAYQSGQHAFGENYVQEGVEKIQYCQQQGIKLEWHFIGPLQSNKTKLVAEHFDWIQTLSRNKIADRLNAQRPSHLPPLNVLIQINISDEQSKSGIQPNELMALAKHIEKLPHLRLRGIMAIPENTTDQTEQISVFNQMQTLFQQLQQQCPNQQIDTLSMGMSADMESAIKCGSTMVRIGTAIFGQR is encoded by the coding sequence ATGAATAACATAATTCAGCAAAACCTTAGCCAAATTCAACACAATATCGCTACATATTGCCAACAAGCTAATAGACAACCAAATGCCGTAACACTTTTAGCCGTCAGCAAAACCAAACCCGTACAAGCCATTTTAACCGCTTATCAAAGTGGACAACATGCTTTTGGCGAAAACTATGTACAAGAAGGGGTAGAAAAAATCCAATATTGCCAACAACAAGGCATCAAACTTGAATGGCATTTTATTGGTCCATTACAATCCAACAAAACCAAATTAGTTGCAGAACATTTTGATTGGATACAAACCCTATCAAGAAACAAAATTGCCGATCGTCTTAATGCACAACGTCCAAGCCATTTACCGCCACTCAATGTATTAATTCAAATTAATATCAGTGATGAACAAAGTAAATCAGGTATCCAACCTAATGAATTAATGGCATTAGCAAAACATATTGAAAAACTACCGCACTTACGTTTACGGGGCATTATGGCGATACCAGAAAATACCACTGATCAAACGGAACAAATCAGCGTATTTAACCAAATGCAAACGCTATTCCAACAATTACAACAACAATGCCCTAATCAACAAATTGATACTCTCTCAATGGGAATGTCTGCGGATATGGAAAGTGCGATTAAATGTGGCTCAACGATGGTAAGAATCGGCACTGCGATTTTTGGTCAACGTTAA
- the murA gene encoding UDP-N-acetylglucosamine 1-carboxyvinyltransferase: protein MEKFRVQGPTCLKGTINISGAKNAALPILFAAILAEEPVILSNVPHLKDIDTTLKILRQLGVIAERDEQGRVHLNSANIDHFVAPYELVKTMRASIWALAPLVARFNQGQVSLPGGCSIGARPVDLHISGLEKLGATIQLEDGYVKAFVQGRLKGTRIVMEKVSVGATLSIMIAATLAKGTTIIENAAREPEITDTALFLNKLGAKISGAGSDMITIEGVERLGGCEHHIVPDRIETGTFLVAAAISGGRVTCKGTKADTLDAVIDKLKEAGAQIDIEEDSITLDMLGYRPKAVNIRTAPYPGFPTDMQAQFTLLNMVAEGTSIITETIFENRFMHIPELIRMGAKAEIEGNTAICHGVQRLSGAEVMATDLRASASLVLAGCIASGETLVDRIYHIDRGYEHIEEKLRALGGRIERFVATEHNEI, encoded by the coding sequence ATGGAAAAATTTCGCGTACAAGGGCCAACTTGTTTAAAGGGGACTATTAATATTTCTGGAGCAAAAAATGCCGCATTACCCATTTTATTTGCGGCAATTCTTGCTGAAGAACCTGTTATCTTATCCAATGTGCCTCATTTAAAGGATATTGATACCACCTTAAAAATTTTACGTCAATTAGGGGTTATTGCTGAACGTGATGAACAAGGGCGAGTACATCTCAATAGTGCTAATATCGATCATTTCGTTGCCCCTTATGAATTGGTAAAGACCATGCGAGCCTCTATTTGGGCATTAGCCCCTTTAGTCGCACGTTTTAATCAAGGTCAAGTATCGCTACCCGGTGGTTGCTCTATTGGGGCAAGACCGGTAGATTTACATATTAGTGGCTTAGAAAAATTAGGTGCAACCATTCAATTAGAAGATGGCTATGTCAAAGCCTTTGTACAAGGGCGTTTAAAAGGAACGCGTATCGTTATGGAAAAAGTGAGTGTAGGGGCAACCTTATCCATTATGATCGCCGCAACCTTAGCCAAAGGTACAACCATTATTGAAAATGCGGCGCGCGAACCTGAAATTACCGATACCGCTTTATTCTTAAATAAACTAGGGGCAAAAATTTCTGGTGCTGGCTCTGATATGATTACTATTGAAGGCGTTGAACGTTTAGGCGGTTGTGAACATCATATTGTACCTGATCGTATTGAAACAGGTACATTTTTAGTCGCTGCTGCCATTTCAGGAGGGCGAGTAACCTGCAAAGGCACTAAAGCAGATACCCTTGATGCGGTCATTGATAAACTGAAAGAAGCTGGGGCACAAATTGATATTGAAGAAGACAGCATTACCCTAGATATGCTCGGCTATCGCCCTAAAGCGGTAAATATCCGTACTGCCCCTTATCCGGGTTTTCCAACAGATATGCAAGCACAATTTACTCTGTTAAATATGGTTGCAGAAGGAACCAGCATTATTACCGAAACCATTTTTGAAAATCGCTTTATGCACATTCCTGAGCTTATTCGTATGGGTGCTAAAGCAGAAATCGAGGGAAATACAGCCATTTGTCATGGGGTACAACGCCTATCAGGAGCAGAAGTCATGGCAACGGATTTACGTGCTTCCGCTAGCTTAGTCTTGGCAGGTTGTATTGCCAGTGGCGAAACGCTCGTCGATCGTATTTATCATATCGATCGAGGTTATGAACATATTGAAGAAAAACTGCGTGCATTAGGCGGACGTATAGAACGTTTTGTCGCAACAGAACATAATGAAATCTAA
- a CDS encoding BolA family protein, with the protein METQEIEKILKQALNLDEVYVQGENAHYGVIAVSDEFAGLSKVKQQQMIYAPLMEHISRNEIHALTIKTFTVEKWKRERLFNLPS; encoded by the coding sequence ATGGAAACTCAAGAAATTGAAAAAATCTTGAAACAAGCCTTAAATCTTGATGAAGTCTATGTACAAGGAGAGAACGCCCATTATGGCGTTATTGCAGTTAGCGATGAATTTGCAGGTTTATCTAAAGTGAAACAACAACAAATGATCTATGCACCACTAATGGAGCATATTTCACGCAATGAAATTCACGCCTTAACCATTAAAACCTTTACGGTTGAAAAGTGGAAACGTGAACGCTTATTTAATTTACCAAGCTAA
- a CDS encoding STAS domain-containing protein, giving the protein MKNEITPTALQWEVIEQDDIIHIHLIGELTRDHLRPLYDQQQPLRNKWVMARQIYWDLTQITRIDSAGFALLCDLLHQSQMNIENNNTLNQATKQVVMNNAPSQLLTLSDLFGLSPWVRQFLL; this is encoded by the coding sequence GTGAAAAACGAAATTACTCCCACCGCATTACAATGGGAAGTTATTGAACAAGATGATATAATCCATATTCATCTGATTGGCGAGCTAACACGTGATCATTTACGACCACTTTATGATCAACAGCAACCCTTACGCAATAAATGGGTGATGGCTCGCCAAATTTATTGGGATTTAACGCAAATTACCCGCATTGATTCTGCAGGATTTGCCTTGTTATGCGATTTGCTACATCAATCCCAAATGAATATTGAAAATAACAACACCCTAAATCAAGCAACCAAACAAGTTGTGATGAACAATGCCCCTTCGCAATTATTAACGCTAAGTGATTTATTCGGGTTATCCCCTTGGGTGCGACAATTTTTACTTTAA
- the mlaC gene encoding phospholipid-binding protein MlaC → MTQWITKIMVILTALFSLNVMAADNPYVLMQKASEKLFADIQANQAKIKQDPNYLRTIVRQDLLPYVHINYAGSLVLGSYFKSTTPEQREKFFQAFGNFIEQTYAQVLTMYSDQKIEIEKEKPVGDKTIVSIRVNIIQSGNQPPIKLDFKWRKNSRTGEWQAYDMAAEGVSMVVTKQNEWSGILRQQGIEALTAQIQQSANAPITLSK, encoded by the coding sequence ATGACTCAATGGATAACAAAAATAATGGTGATTTTGACCGCACTTTTTAGCCTAAATGTCATGGCGGCAGATAATCCTTATGTCTTAATGCAAAAAGCCTCAGAAAAATTGTTTGCTGATATTCAAGCAAATCAAGCAAAAATTAAACAAGACCCTAATTATTTACGCACTATTGTACGTCAAGATCTATTACCTTATGTGCATATTAATTATGCTGGTTCATTAGTATTAGGATCTTACTTTAAATCTACTACACCAGAACAACGGGAAAAATTTTTCCAAGCCTTTGGTAATTTTATTGAGCAAACCTATGCTCAAGTATTAACCATGTATAGCGATCAAAAAATTGAAATTGAGAAAGAAAAACCAGTGGGCGATAAAACCATTGTTAGTATTCGTGTGAATATTATCCAATCTGGCAATCAACCACCTATTAAACTTGATTTCAAATGGCGTAAAAATAGCCGCACGGGAGAATGGCAAGCCTATGATATGGCAGCCGAAGGTGTGAGTATGGTGGTAACCAAACAAAATGAATGGAGTGGTATTTTACGTCAACAGGGTATTGAAGCGTTAACTGCTCAAATTCAACAATCTGCCAACGCCCCGATTACATTGAGTAAATAG